A DNA window from Clavibacter sepedonicus contains the following coding sequences:
- a CDS encoding asparaginase — protein MGTSVETIAVQGAVELAVLERSGFVESRHIGAAVVLSPAGEVLREVGDATTPVFPRSSMKPFQALAVLASGAELTEEEHVLATASHAATARHVEVVRGILAKAGLDESALRCPADWPLDRAARDELVRAGIPASPVYMNCSGKHAAMLLACVTNGWSTDDYLHPDHPLQVRIRDVVERFTGERIATTGIDGCGAPVHAMSLTALARGIHRIATSAPGSPFALYRHAAALTAAVRAHGWAIDGPGRANTVVIEHLGLFAKGGAEGIMIMTAPDGTTVASKTLDGSLRASTIVALELLAQAGAITRDDVERVRPELDLAVLGGGVPVGEIRVSPALIG, from the coding sequence ATGGGGACGTCCGTCGAGACTATCGCCGTCCAAGGCGCCGTGGAGCTCGCGGTGCTCGAGCGCAGCGGCTTCGTGGAGTCGCGCCACATCGGCGCGGCCGTCGTGCTGTCGCCCGCGGGCGAGGTGCTGCGCGAGGTGGGCGACGCGACCACGCCCGTGTTCCCGCGCTCGAGCATGAAGCCGTTCCAGGCGCTCGCCGTGCTCGCGAGCGGCGCGGAGCTCACCGAGGAGGAGCACGTGCTGGCGACCGCCAGCCACGCCGCGACCGCGCGTCACGTCGAGGTCGTGCGCGGGATCCTCGCGAAGGCCGGCCTCGACGAGTCCGCTCTCCGCTGCCCCGCCGACTGGCCGCTCGACCGGGCCGCGCGCGACGAGCTCGTGCGGGCCGGGATCCCCGCGTCGCCCGTCTACATGAACTGCTCCGGCAAGCACGCCGCGATGCTGCTCGCCTGCGTGACCAACGGCTGGTCGACCGACGACTACCTGCACCCGGACCACCCCCTGCAGGTGCGGATCCGCGACGTCGTCGAGCGCTTCACGGGCGAGCGGATCGCCACGACGGGCATCGACGGGTGCGGCGCGCCCGTGCACGCGATGTCGCTGACGGCGCTCGCCCGCGGGATCCACCGCATCGCGACCTCCGCGCCCGGCTCGCCGTTCGCGCTGTACCGGCACGCGGCGGCGCTGACCGCGGCGGTGCGCGCCCATGGCTGGGCCATCGACGGCCCCGGCCGCGCGAACACCGTCGTGATCGAGCATCTCGGCCTGTTCGCCAAGGGCGGGGCCGAGGGGATCATGATCATGACCGCCCCCGACGGCACGACGGTGGCATCGAAGACGCTCGACGGCAGCCTCCGGGCATCCACGATCGTGGCGCTGGAGCTGCTGGCCCAGGCCGGCGCGATCACGCGGGACGACGTGGAGCGCGTGCGCCCCGAGCTCGACCTCGCGGTGCTCGGCGGCGGCGTGCCTGTGGGCGAGATCCGGGTGTCCCCGGCGCTCATCGGCTGA
- a CDS encoding AAA family ATPase, with translation MTMTADEARAFQDEFARLVRNVEQVLLGKSHVVRLAFTAMVTGGHLLLEDVPGIGKTSLARAIAQTVDGTHSRVQFTPDVLPGDITGVSVYDQRTGEFEFHRGPVFASIVLADEINRASPKTQSALLEVMEEGRVTVDGTPYDVGHPFMVIATQNPIEQAGTYALPEAQLDRFLLRTSIGYPDHESMLRILQGASVSAHDVTLAPVASAAAVRALQERAGTVHVDPAVADYVVRLVDATRAAPEVRLGASVRGALALVRASRTWAAADGRHYVVPDDVKALAEPVLAHRLLLDPEAEFDGVTPTSVLSQILIETAPPRDGHAGARAAGPSAARPGG, from the coding sequence ATGACGATGACCGCCGACGAGGCCCGCGCCTTCCAGGACGAGTTCGCGCGCCTGGTGCGCAACGTCGAGCAGGTGCTGCTCGGGAAGTCCCACGTGGTGCGCCTCGCCTTCACCGCCATGGTCACGGGCGGGCACCTGCTGCTCGAGGACGTGCCCGGCATCGGCAAGACGTCCCTCGCGCGCGCCATAGCGCAGACCGTCGACGGCACGCACAGCCGCGTGCAGTTCACGCCCGACGTGCTGCCCGGCGACATCACGGGCGTCAGCGTCTACGACCAGCGCACGGGCGAGTTCGAGTTCCACCGCGGGCCGGTGTTCGCGAGCATCGTGCTGGCCGACGAGATCAACCGCGCGAGCCCGAAGACCCAGTCGGCGCTCCTCGAGGTGATGGAGGAGGGCCGCGTCACGGTCGACGGCACGCCGTACGACGTCGGGCACCCGTTCATGGTCATCGCCACGCAGAACCCGATCGAGCAGGCAGGCACCTACGCGCTGCCCGAGGCGCAGCTCGACCGGTTCCTGCTCCGCACCTCCATCGGGTACCCGGACCACGAGTCGATGCTGCGGATCCTGCAGGGCGCGTCCGTGAGCGCGCACGACGTGACGCTCGCGCCCGTCGCGTCGGCGGCGGCCGTGCGGGCGCTGCAGGAGCGCGCGGGGACCGTGCACGTGGATCCCGCGGTCGCCGACTACGTGGTGCGCCTCGTCGACGCGACCCGCGCCGCGCCCGAGGTGCGGCTGGGCGCGAGCGTGCGCGGTGCCCTCGCCCTCGTGCGCGCGTCCCGTACCTGGGCCGCCGCCGACGGCCGGCACTACGTGGTGCCCGACGACGTGAAGGCGCTCGCCGAGCCCGTGCTCGCGCACCGCCTGCTGCTGGATCCCGAGGCCGAGTTCGACGGCGTGACGCCCACGAGCGTGCTGTCGCAGATCCTCATCGAGACCGCGCCGCCGCGCGACGGGCACGCGGGGGCGCGGGCCGCGGGGCCGTCCGCCGCGCGGCCGGGCGGATGA
- a CDS encoding DUF58 domain-containing protein has product MSAVGTRGGADAADPAAVARAVAPAPEPGAAPAVAGAAGAAGAAAAAAAAGAAGPAPAVARPRHALARLVAVVTPLGRVVALGAVLAGAAGYALGWRELVAVGWTAGALWLIALLHLVGSSGVEVSLRLPRDRVVAGERAPATVAVRNPLRRRAVGLTVEVPVGSGLAEVHVPSLAHGHTHEDVFVVPTSRRGVIALGPARIVRGDPIGLVRRESAEAAATRLLVHPRTLAMPSTSTGFVRDLEGRATRDLTDSDVSFQSLREYVPGDPVRHIHWRSTAKTGVHMVRRFEEIRRSHIMVALSLHAGDYGDGEAAVAEAGAPAGGAGAIPAGGTTVAAGHAAGALAGSTADAEFELAVSVVGSLGARAIVDARTLQVVASADRTARRVRRLPTVPTLPGLARTVARSGPPGSRSARLRRLATVTRDRLLDDLAEITASDRAASLVELARAASDEVAGVSVVFLVCGTGAAPAAIRSAAVGFPPGVQVVAVVCDPEVEPGLRRLGDLSVLTIGYLDDLRGALQRSAS; this is encoded by the coding sequence ATGAGCGCGGTCGGGACGCGCGGCGGCGCCGACGCCGCGGATCCCGCCGCCGTCGCGCGCGCCGTCGCGCCCGCTCCCGAGCCCGGCGCCGCCCCTGCCGTCGCCGGTGCTGCCGGTGCTGCCGGTGCTGCCGCCGCTGCCGCTGCTGCCGGTGCTGCCGGCCCCGCCCCTGCCGTCGCCCGGCCGCGCCACGCGCTCGCGCGCCTGGTCGCGGTCGTCACGCCGCTCGGCCGCGTCGTCGCGCTGGGCGCCGTCCTCGCGGGCGCGGCCGGCTACGCGCTGGGCTGGCGCGAGCTCGTCGCGGTCGGGTGGACCGCCGGCGCCCTCTGGCTCATCGCGCTTCTCCACCTCGTCGGGTCGTCCGGCGTCGAGGTGTCGCTGCGCCTCCCGCGCGACCGCGTGGTGGCGGGGGAGCGCGCGCCCGCGACCGTCGCCGTCCGGAACCCGCTGCGCCGCCGGGCCGTCGGGCTCACGGTGGAGGTGCCGGTCGGATCCGGTCTCGCCGAGGTCCACGTGCCGTCCCTCGCGCACGGCCACACCCACGAGGACGTGTTCGTGGTGCCCACCTCGCGCCGCGGCGTGATCGCGCTCGGCCCCGCGCGCATCGTCCGGGGCGACCCGATCGGCCTGGTGCGCCGCGAGTCCGCCGAGGCCGCCGCGACCCGGCTGCTCGTGCACCCGCGCACGCTCGCGATGCCCAGCACGAGCACGGGCTTCGTCCGCGACCTCGAGGGCCGCGCCACACGCGACCTCACCGACAGCGACGTGTCCTTCCAGTCGCTCCGCGAGTACGTGCCGGGCGACCCGGTGCGGCACATCCACTGGCGCTCTACCGCGAAGACCGGCGTGCACATGGTGCGGCGGTTCGAGGAGATTCGGCGGAGCCACATCATGGTCGCGCTGTCGCTGCACGCGGGGGACTACGGGGACGGGGAGGCGGCCGTCGCGGAGGCGGGCGCGCCGGCGGGCGGCGCCGGGGCGATCCCCGCGGGCGGTACCACGGTCGCGGCCGGGCACGCGGCGGGCGCGCTCGCCGGATCCACCGCCGACGCCGAGTTCGAGCTGGCCGTGAGCGTCGTCGGATCCCTGGGGGCGCGCGCCATCGTCGACGCGCGCACCCTCCAGGTCGTCGCGAGCGCCGACCGCACGGCACGGCGCGTGCGCCGCCTCCCGACCGTGCCGACGCTGCCCGGCCTCGCCCGCACCGTGGCCCGCTCCGGCCCGCCCGGATCCCGCTCCGCCCGCCTCCGCCGCCTCGCCACCGTCACGCGCGACCGCCTCCTCGACGACCTCGCCGAGATCACCGCATCCGACCGGGCGGCGTCGCTCGTGGAGCTCGCCCGGGCCGCGTCCGACGAGGTCGCGGGCGTGTCCGTCGTGTTCCTCGTCTGCGGCACCGGGGCCGCACCCGCCGCGATCCGCTCGGCCGCCGTCGGCTTCCCGCCCGGCGTGCAGGTGGTCGCGGTGGTCTGCGACCCCGAGGTCGAGCCGGGACTCCGCCGCCTCGGCGACCTCTCCGTCCTCACGATCGGCTACCTCGACGACCTCCGCGGCGCCCTCCAGCGGAGCGCGTCGTGA
- a CDS encoding transglutaminase-like domain-containing protein, which produces MSAAGSRRAAPGRDAGRPRVPAGSRDPGRTLVPVLAIALLTGLAAAAFWPVYRDASFVRMAGITLVVGALVAVAGARFRWGSAVVAGAVLVAFLALGVPLAVPTGAVDGWRPTLAGLGELVEGASLGVVRLLTIALPVGDYQALLVPAFALVLLGSVIGVSVALRAQRPELAVIPSLVILLAAAALGPDRSQGPDAPDVSGLLVPVALAWLATALLWIARCRWRRRHRAVRRLGRQSGIPAESASDRRRSGTRAGAAAAVVLAVALVAGVAATGAAPPDASRTGLRSAVEQPFDPREQVSPLSSFRTYWKTPAVDGTLLTVAGLPAGGRVRLAALDTYDGVVYGTGGARGSVDASRTGQASGTFARVPYRLDQTGVAGDDVTLDVVIDSYRGVWLPGAGRLERIAFAGDGGGRLADSFYYDDATATGAVIGGLTTGDAYEIEAVVASTPPLEALADERPGDAVAPRPTSVPDEVAARVEASTAAPDGATAGGADAGAGTSASPGAQLVAAISALRADGYVSHGVGDAPFSRSGHSAERIADLLTTRPMLGDAEQYAVAAALMADDLGFPVRVVMGFAPGEAAVREADGGPVAVRGSDVTAWIEVDTASSGWVAVDPNPPVRDVPDALPDEPTEVARPQTVLPPPAEEQAEPEDRTPPDTGRDDRPEADPALQAVLAAVRVAGWSLLGLGLAASPFLAVVGAKVSRRRRRRRASAARDRVGGAWDEFRDGALDRGLVPAVAATRREVARLVGVGGARGLADMADESAFAPGDVPDPLADAAWRRVDELAARMDAGRSRRQRIRAMVSLASLRRASGGRAGGAGSRAPGGPAVRRPPRP; this is translated from the coding sequence GTGAGCGCCGCGGGTTCCCGCCGCGCGGCTCCCGGTCGCGACGCGGGCCGCCCCCGCGTCCCGGCCGGATCCCGCGACCCGGGCCGCACGCTCGTCCCCGTCCTCGCGATCGCGCTCCTCACCGGCCTCGCCGCCGCGGCCTTCTGGCCCGTCTACCGCGATGCGTCGTTCGTGCGGATGGCGGGGATCACGCTGGTCGTCGGCGCGCTCGTCGCGGTCGCGGGCGCGCGGTTCCGCTGGGGGAGCGCGGTCGTCGCGGGCGCGGTCCTCGTCGCCTTCCTCGCGCTCGGCGTGCCGCTCGCGGTGCCCACCGGGGCGGTCGACGGCTGGCGGCCCACGCTCGCGGGACTCGGCGAGCTCGTCGAGGGCGCGTCGCTCGGCGTCGTCCGGCTGCTGACCATCGCGCTCCCCGTCGGCGACTACCAGGCGCTCCTCGTGCCCGCGTTCGCGCTCGTGCTGCTCGGCTCCGTGATCGGCGTCTCGGTGGCGCTGCGCGCCCAGAGGCCGGAGCTCGCGGTGATCCCGTCCCTCGTGATCCTCCTCGCCGCCGCCGCCCTCGGCCCCGACCGCAGCCAGGGCCCGGATGCGCCGGACGTCTCCGGCCTCCTCGTCCCCGTCGCGCTGGCCTGGCTCGCGACCGCCCTGCTCTGGATCGCGCGCTGCCGCTGGCGCCGTCGGCACCGCGCCGTGCGCCGCCTCGGCCGGCAGTCGGGGATCCCCGCGGAGTCCGCGTCCGACCGGCGCCGCTCGGGGACGCGGGCCGGGGCGGCCGCGGCCGTCGTGCTCGCCGTCGCGCTCGTCGCCGGGGTGGCCGCCACGGGCGCCGCCCCGCCCGACGCGTCCCGCACCGGCCTCCGATCCGCGGTCGAGCAGCCCTTCGACCCGCGCGAGCAGGTCAGCCCGCTCTCCTCCTTCCGCACCTACTGGAAGACCCCGGCGGTGGACGGCACGCTGCTCACCGTCGCGGGCCTGCCCGCGGGCGGCCGGGTGCGCCTCGCCGCGCTCGACACGTACGACGGCGTCGTCTACGGCACGGGCGGCGCGCGCGGCAGCGTCGACGCGTCGCGCACGGGTCAGGCGTCCGGCACCTTCGCGCGCGTGCCCTACCGGCTCGACCAGACGGGCGTCGCCGGCGACGACGTGACCCTCGACGTCGTCATCGACTCCTACCGCGGCGTGTGGCTCCCGGGCGCGGGCCGCCTCGAGCGCATCGCCTTCGCGGGTGACGGCGGCGGGCGCCTCGCCGACTCCTTCTACTACGACGACGCGACCGCCACCGGCGCCGTCATCGGCGGGCTGACCACGGGCGACGCGTACGAGATCGAGGCCGTCGTCGCGTCCACCCCGCCGCTCGAGGCGCTCGCGGACGAGCGCCCGGGCGATGCCGTGGCCCCGCGCCCCACGAGCGTGCCCGACGAGGTCGCCGCGCGCGTCGAGGCCTCGACCGCGGCCCCCGACGGCGCGACCGCGGGCGGCGCCGACGCGGGCGCCGGCACCTCCGCCTCGCCCGGGGCGCAGCTCGTCGCCGCGATCTCCGCCCTCCGCGCCGACGGCTACGTCAGCCACGGCGTCGGCGACGCGCCCTTCAGCCGGTCGGGGCACTCGGCCGAGCGGATCGCCGACCTCCTCACCACCCGCCCCATGCTGGGCGACGCGGAGCAGTACGCGGTCGCGGCCGCGCTCATGGCCGACGACCTCGGCTTCCCCGTCCGCGTCGTGATGGGGTTCGCGCCCGGCGAGGCGGCCGTGCGCGAGGCCGACGGCGGCCCGGTCGCGGTCCGCGGATCCGACGTCACGGCGTGGATCGAGGTCGACACGGCGTCGTCCGGCTGGGTCGCGGTGGATCCGAACCCGCCCGTCCGCGACGTCCCCGACGCCCTGCCCGACGAGCCCACCGAGGTCGCCCGTCCGCAGACCGTGCTGCCGCCGCCCGCCGAGGAGCAAGCCGAGCCCGAGGACCGCACGCCGCCGGACACGGGCCGCGACGACCGGCCCGAGGCGGATCCCGCGCTCCAGGCCGTGCTCGCCGCCGTGCGCGTCGCCGGCTGGTCGCTCCTCGGGCTCGGGCTCGCGGCGTCGCCCTTCCTGGCAGTGGTGGGCGCCAAGGTCTCCCGGCGGCGTCGGCGGCGCAGGGCGTCGGCGGCGCGCGACCGGGTCGGCGGAGCATGGGACGAGTTCCGCGATGGCGCGCTCGACCGCGGCCTCGTGCCGGCCGTCGCCGCCACGCGTCGCGAGGTGGCGCGGCTCGTGGGCGTGGGCGGCGCGCGCGGGCTCGCGGACATGGCCGACGAGTCGGCGTTCGCGCCGGGCGACGTGCCGGATCCGCTCGCCGACGCCGCCTGGCGCCGCGTCGACGAGCTGGCGGCGCGCATGGACGCGGGCCGCTCCCGGCGGCAGCGGATCCGGGCGATGGTGTCGCTCGCGTCGCTGCGGCGGGCGAGCGGCGGGCGGGCGGGCGGCGCGGGCTCGCGGGCTCCTGGCGGGCCTGCTGTGCGGCGTCCTCCGCGTCCCTGA
- a CDS encoding FtsK/SpoIIIE domain-containing protein produces MDISPPPSPVPAPPPPFPVLGVAAPLVVSVAVWAVTRSPYALLFAALGPVVAVAGVADQRISGRRSARRVERESRAALARLHAEVRARVAAARTALRSRAPSAREILDGSANPALLWRADPGDGGTLPIALGTGEVPSGLVWRGDPDARVPDAEERSGGGTLRARLSGRSPLRRIRRARVDARAAVASSAAHDPARWADLVRWVPDAPVFVPAAGGLGLRGAPALVEPVLRGVVVQLVHALPPDDLRIASRPAGPEWDWLERLPHAAEGLREARTGADRPAAPGVVPGAVPGEPGASAIRLVLGAREVVLAAAPRVESLPAACRTVLDVRTPGTARILAADTVPDAPDALLALDALPSTATAPSHVLPPVGGRVGIPSPRVTRTGLVRPDLVSLTEVERLADELADLARRRGLAAARAPLPSRVPFAELPVAGAPGTSTLGLAAGDGSDAGWDGVAPTRRPRTLAAVIGIGHAGPVAVDLVADGPHAVVAGTTGSGKSELLVTWMAALAAAHPPEEVTVLLVDFKGGAAFDPLLVLPHAVGLVTDLDGQGARRALESLRAEIRHRERVLREAGARDVDDPAAAGVLPRLVIVVDELAALLADQDGLHEVVADIAARGRSLGMHLVLCTQRPSGVVRDAVLANCDLRLSLRVNNEADSRALLGTAEAARLSDAPAGRCLVGAHGAPTRPFQVGVTTADDLARIAAARATSAPVRRPWLDPLPACVPLADLAAVPPLAKHGSASPGVGAPAVPFALVDLPAEQRRATAEWCPATDGHLLVIGGPGSGRSTCLRTIAASAAASGVDVVHVPADAEGCWDAVAAVVSRIRDPRRARDPLLVLADDLDVAVSRLDPEHQAALLEGMAAVVREGPHAGVALAVSGRRAGGPLQAVAAAAGPPVILALPSRQEHVLAGGDGRLFDARATPGAGEWRGERIQVAQPPEVEAEPEAESARRGRAASRPGVVDPAPRAVLAGGAVHALVTPSPVVQVARLREMGVDAVEATRIPPGWSPDQPFPGAAGDGAATRPEVGHGGHPDGGRAARPRVVVGDPDAWLLRAPLLADLRRIGDVVMEGCTPRDARTLLRVRAVPPPLAPVPGRAWRITPDGDVRRCSWPPVMPGLPVAPAQAEAAATAAATAPVQPAGVSR; encoded by the coding sequence GTGGACATCTCCCCGCCCCCGTCGCCCGTACCCGCCCCGCCGCCCCCGTTCCCCGTGCTCGGCGTCGCGGCGCCCCTCGTCGTCAGCGTCGCCGTCTGGGCCGTCACGCGCTCCCCGTACGCGCTGCTGTTCGCGGCGCTGGGTCCCGTGGTAGCGGTCGCGGGCGTCGCGGACCAGCGCATCTCCGGCCGCCGCTCGGCCCGCCGGGTCGAACGCGAGTCCCGCGCCGCGTTGGCGCGCCTGCACGCCGAGGTGCGGGCCCGCGTCGCCGCCGCCCGCACCGCCCTGCGCTCCCGGGCTCCGTCCGCGCGCGAGATCCTCGACGGCAGCGCGAACCCCGCGCTCCTCTGGCGGGCGGATCCGGGCGACGGCGGCACGCTCCCCATCGCCCTCGGCACGGGCGAGGTGCCGAGCGGCCTGGTCTGGCGCGGGGATCCGGACGCGCGGGTGCCCGACGCCGAGGAGCGCTCCGGAGGCGGCACGCTCCGGGCCCGCCTGTCCGGCCGCTCCCCGCTGCGGCGCATCAGGCGGGCTCGGGTCGACGCCCGAGCAGCGGTGGCGTCCTCGGCCGCGCACGACCCTGCCCGGTGGGCGGATCTCGTCCGCTGGGTCCCCGACGCCCCCGTCTTCGTCCCCGCCGCCGGCGGCCTCGGGCTGCGCGGGGCTCCCGCCCTGGTCGAGCCCGTGCTCCGGGGCGTCGTCGTCCAGCTCGTGCACGCCCTGCCGCCGGACGACCTCCGCATCGCGTCGCGCCCGGCCGGGCCCGAGTGGGACTGGCTCGAGCGGCTCCCGCACGCGGCGGAGGGGCTGCGCGAGGCGCGGACCGGCGCGGACCGCCCCGCCGCGCCGGGCGTCGTGCCGGGCGCGGTGCCGGGGGAGCCGGGCGCCTCGGCGATCCGCCTCGTGCTCGGCGCGCGGGAGGTCGTGCTCGCCGCGGCGCCGCGGGTCGAGTCGCTCCCGGCGGCGTGCCGCACGGTGCTCGACGTGCGCACCCCGGGAACGGCGCGGATCCTCGCGGCCGACACCGTGCCGGACGCCCCGGACGCCCTCCTCGCCCTCGACGCCCTGCCGTCCACGGCGACAGCCCCGTCCCACGTGCTCCCGCCCGTCGGCGGCCGCGTCGGGATCCCGTCCCCGCGCGTCACCCGCACGGGCCTCGTGCGGCCCGACCTCGTGTCCCTCACGGAGGTGGAGCGCCTCGCCGACGAGCTCGCCGACCTCGCGCGGCGGCGCGGCCTGGCGGCGGCGCGGGCGCCCCTGCCCTCGCGTGTGCCGTTCGCGGAGCTGCCGGTCGCGGGAGCCCCGGGGACGTCGACCCTCGGGCTCGCGGCGGGCGACGGATCCGACGCCGGCTGGGACGGCGTCGCGCCCACCCGCCGACCGCGCACGCTGGCTGCCGTCATCGGTATCGGGCACGCCGGTCCCGTGGCCGTGGACCTCGTCGCGGACGGCCCGCACGCCGTCGTCGCCGGCACCACGGGCAGCGGCAAGAGCGAGCTCCTCGTCACGTGGATGGCGGCGCTCGCCGCGGCGCACCCGCCCGAGGAGGTCACCGTGCTCCTCGTCGACTTCAAGGGCGGCGCGGCGTTCGACCCGCTGCTCGTCCTCCCGCACGCCGTCGGCCTGGTCACCGACCTCGACGGGCAAGGTGCGCGGCGCGCGCTCGAGAGCTTGCGCGCGGAGATCCGCCATCGCGAGCGCGTCCTCCGCGAGGCCGGCGCCCGCGACGTCGACGACCCCGCCGCCGCGGGCGTCCTGCCTCGCCTCGTCATCGTCGTCGACGAGCTGGCTGCCCTCCTCGCCGATCAGGACGGCCTGCACGAGGTCGTCGCCGACATCGCCGCACGGGGCCGATCGCTCGGCATGCACCTCGTGCTCTGCACCCAGCGCCCGTCCGGTGTCGTGCGCGACGCGGTGCTCGCCAACTGCGACCTCCGCCTCTCGCTCCGCGTCAACAACGAGGCCGACAGCCGGGCGCTCCTCGGCACCGCCGAGGCGGCCCGCCTCTCCGACGCGCCCGCCGGGCGGTGCCTGGTCGGGGCGCACGGCGCGCCGACGCGCCCGTTCCAGGTGGGGGTGACGACGGCGGACGACCTCGCCCGCATCGCCGCCGCCCGCGCGACATCCGCCCCCGTCCGGCGCCCGTGGCTGGATCCGCTGCCCGCGTGCGTCCCGCTCGCCGACCTCGCCGCGGTGCCGCCCCTCGCCAAGCACGGATCCGCGTCCCCCGGGGTCGGTGCGCCCGCCGTCCCGTTCGCCCTCGTCGACCTGCCCGCGGAGCAGCGCCGGGCGACGGCCGAGTGGTGCCCGGCGACGGACGGCCACCTGCTCGTCATCGGCGGCCCGGGATCCGGCCGCAGCACATGCCTGCGCACCATCGCCGCGTCCGCCGCCGCGTCCGGCGTCGACGTGGTCCACGTGCCGGCGGACGCGGAGGGCTGCTGGGACGCGGTCGCCGCCGTCGTCTCCCGCATCCGCGACCCGCGCCGCGCCCGGGATCCGCTCCTCGTGCTGGCCGACGACCTCGACGTCGCCGTCTCCCGGCTCGATCCCGAGCACCAGGCCGCCCTGCTCGAGGGGATGGCCGCGGTCGTCCGCGAGGGACCGCACGCCGGGGTGGCGCTCGCCGTCTCGGGACGTCGGGCGGGCGGGCCGCTCCAGGCCGTGGCCGCCGCCGCGGGCCCGCCGGTGATCCTCGCTCTCCCAAGCCGCCAGGAGCACGTGCTGGCGGGCGGTGACGGCCGCCTCTTCGACGCCCGTGCCACGCCGGGTGCGGGGGAGTGGCGCGGCGAGCGGATCCAGGTCGCGCAGCCGCCCGAGGTCGAGGCCGAGCCCGAAGCCGAGTCCGCCCGGCGCGGACGCGCGGCCAGCCGTCCGGGCGTCGTGGATCCCGCGCCGCGCGCGGTCCTCGCGGGCGGTGCCGTCCACGCGCTCGTCACGCCGTCGCCCGTCGTCCAGGTCGCGCGCCTCCGGGAGATGGGCGTCGACGCCGTCGAGGCCACCCGGATCCCGCCGGGCTGGTCCCCGGATCAGCCGTTCCCCGGCGCGGCCGGAGACGGCGCGGCGACGCGACCCGAGGTCGGCCACGGCGGGCACCCGGACGGCGGCCGCGCGGCGCGCCCCCGCGTCGTGGTCGGGGATCCCGACGCCTGGCTGCTGCGCGCTCCGCTCCTCGCGGATCTCCGCCGCATCGGCGACGTCGTGATGGAGGGCTGCACCCCGCGGGACGCGCGCACGCTCCTGCGCGTCCGCGCGGTGCCGCCGCCGCTCGCCCCGGTCCCCGGCCGCGCCTGGCGCATCACCCCGGACGGCGACGTGCGCCGCTGCTCGTGGCCCCCGGTGATGCCCGGGCTGCCGGTCGCCCCCGCGCAGGCGGAAGCGGCGGCGACAGCAGCAGCAACAGCCCCCGTGCAGCCCGCCGGGGTCAGCCGATGA